From the Corticium candelabrum chromosome 2, ooCorCand1.1, whole genome shotgun sequence genome, one window contains:
- the LOC134176448 gene encoding dehydrogenase/reductase SDR family member 7-like → MAVLIPLLLSAFAILLSYLLWKFIKADADISLLMKPTPNRLHFKDKVVWITGASSGIGEALARMMSEQGARLIISSRNKEQLEDIQKSMNNGHNVKVLVLDLSNMPNAPGLVRQALDMYGHIDVLVNNAGISCRVPVEEVTDDLLRKIMEVDFFFGQVALTQAVLPDMLERRCGQIVNVLSVLGKFGCLLRAPYSAAKFALNGYMSTLRLEIRAFQCVT, encoded by the exons ATGGCTGTCTTGATCCCCCTGTTGCTCTCTGCTTTTGCGATATTACTCTCTTACTTGCTGTGGAAGTTCATTAAGGCTGATGCAGACATAAGCCTTCTCATGAAGCCAACACCAAACAGACTTCACTTCAAGGATAAAGTCGTCTGGATTACTGGAGCATCATCAGGCA TTGGTGAAGCTTTGGCAAGGATGATGTCTGAACAGGGAGCTCGACTCATTATTTCATCTAGAAACAAAGAACAACTTGAGGACATCCAAAAGTCAATGAACAATGGACACAATGTGAA GGTGTTGGTTCTTGATTTATCAAACATGCCAAATGCACCAGGACTGGTGCGGCAGGCATTGGACATGTATGGACACATCGACGTGTTGGTGAACAATGCAGGCATATCCTGCCGGGTTCCAGTTGAAGAAGTGACCGACGACTTGCTGAGAAAGATAATGGAGGTTGACTTCTTTTTTGGTCAGGTGGCACTCACACAGGCGGTTTTACCAg ATATGCTGGAGCGTAGGTGTGGTCAGATTGTGAACGTTCTCTCTGTTCTTGGGAAATTTGGTTGTCTATTGAGAGCACCATATTCAGCTGCCAAATTTGCTTTGAATGGATATATGTCTACTCTTCGACTTGAG ataAGGGCATTTCAGTGTGTAACATAA
- the LOC134176449 gene encoding dehydrogenase/reductase SDR family member 7-like: MAFIALSLLLVGVTVLLYVFWKFSKADADISLLLKPTPKRDHFKDKVVWITGASSVIGEGVAKILARQGARLIISSRNREKLENVQMSLNNDCNVKVLAVDLSKLENPTDVVKQAWGMYGHIDVLVNSAGISCRVPVEEMTGELLRTVMEVDFFGQIALTQAVLPGMMERRCGQIVSIVSILAKLDFPLRAPLTAAKHAMNGYMSALRLDMVGNGISVCSIMPGPVSTNLSKNALLADGRAFGQTDNTISTGMKVERCAELIIKAMASNVKEAWICTQPNIFIMYASQYAPTLLKWMIREKHVKATRSRLKSDLQQSVMAPQLSLLTN, from the exons ATGGCTTTTATCGCGTTATCTTTGCTGCTCGTTGGTGTGACAGTGTTGCTCTACGTTTTTTGGAAGTTCAGTAAGGCTGATGCAGACATTAGTCTCCTCTTGAAGCCAACACCAAAGAGAGATCACTTCAAAGACAAAGTTGTGTGGATTACCGGTGCATCTTCAGTCA TTGGTGAGGGTGTGGCTAAGATACTTGCTAGGCAAGGAGCTCGACTCATTATTTCATCAAGAAACAGAGAAAAGCTAGAAAATGTTCAGATGTCATTGAACAATGACTGCAATGTTAA GGTTTTGGCAGTTGATTTATCGAAACTTGAAAATCCTACGGACGTGGTCAAGCAGGCATGGGGCATGTATGGACACATTGATGTGCTGGTTAACAGTGCAGGCATCTCTTGTCGTGTTCCAGTCGAAGAGATGACAGGCGAGTTGTTAAGGACTGTGATGGAGGTTGACTTCTTTGGACAGATTGCACTTACCCAGGCTGTTTTACCAG GAATGATGGAACGTAGGTGTGGCCAGATTGTGAGCATTGTGTCTATTCTTGCAAAGTTGGATTTTCCATTGAGGGCGCCGCTTACAGCAGCTAAACATGCCATGAATGGATATATGTCTGCTCTGAGACTTGAT ATGGTTGGGAATGGCATTTCTGTGTGTAGCATAATGCCTGGTCCTGTCAGTACAAATCTCAGTAAGAATGCTCTTCTTGCTGATGGAAGGGcatttggacagacagacaacacaattTCTACTGGGATGAAAGTTGAGAGATGTGCTGAGCTAATTATCAAGGCAATGGCATCTAATGTGAAAGAG GCTTGGATATGCACACAGCCTAATATATTCATTATGTATGCTTCACAATATGCTCCAACTTTGCTGAAATGGATGATAAGGGAGAAGCACGTGAAGGCAACACGAAGTCGTCTGAAATCTGATCTACAACAGTCAGTCATGGCACCACAACTGTCACTATTGACTAATTGA